A stretch of the Solanum dulcamara chromosome 6, daSolDulc1.2, whole genome shotgun sequence genome encodes the following:
- the LOC129891636 gene encoding uncharacterized protein LOC129891636 isoform X3, producing the protein MDHRAVKQAERINASNSPVLQYCGGGVSPEMEPPKLLWVKENLQESWSMAFRWMDLSDWLTYKATGDDTRSLCTTVCKWTYLGHAHMQQINEKDSRDMESCGWDDGFWEEIGLGDLVDGHHAKIGRSVAFPGHALGSGLTPHAAKELGLMAGTPVGTALIDAHAGGVGVMESVPASDSESIVDEDAISRRMVLVCGTSTCHMAVSRTKLFIPGVWGPFWSAMVPEYWLTEGGQSATGSLLDHIIENHVASPHLANRAASRRISIFDLLNEILESMKQDEGSPFIAALTNDIHILPDFHGNRSPIADPKSKGMISGLTLDTSEKQLALLYLATVQGIAYGTRHIVEHCNANGHKIDTLLACGGLSKNRLFVQEHADIIGYPTILPRENESVLLGSAILGAVASKKYPTVRDAMKAMNAAGQVVHPSKDMKVKKYHDAKYSIFLDLYEQQQKHRLLMAEALA; encoded by the exons ATGGACCATAGAGCTGTAAAACAAGCTGAGAGGATCAACGCCTCTAATTCACCTGTATTACAGTATTGCGGAGGAGGCGTATCCCCCGAGATGGAACCACCAAAG CTCTTGTGGGTGAAGGAAAATCTCCAAGAATCCTGGTCGATGGCATTTAGGTGGATGGATCTTAGTGATTGGTTAACATACAA AGCAACAGGAGATGACACAAGGAGTCTATGCACCACTGTATGCAAATGGACATATCTAGGCCATGCACACATGCAGCAGATAAATGAGAAAGATTCCCGTGATATGGAATCTTGTGGATGGGATGATGGATTCTGGGAGGAGATTGGTTTAGGCGATCTTGTTGATGGGCATCATGCTAAGATAG GCCGAAGTGTAGCATTCCCTGGTCATGCATTGGGTTCGGGTTTAACACCGCATGCTGCAAAG GAATTGGGTTTGATGGCAGGGACACCAGTAGGTACTGCTCTGATAGATGCTCATGCTGGCGGTGTTGGTGTAATGGAAAGTGTGCCTGCATCAGATTCTGAATCTATAG ttgatgaggatGCTATAAGTAGGCGTATGGTGCTTGTATGTGGTACttccacatgccacatggctgTATCCAGGACAAAATTATTCATACCTGGAGTCTGGGGACCTTTCTGGTCAG CGATGGTGCCCGAGTACTGGCTTACTGAAGGAGGACAGAGTGCTACTGGTTCATTACTAGACCATATAATTGAGAATCATGTTGCATCTCCTCATCTTGCAAATCGTGCTGCATCTCGAA gaatctcaatatttgACTTGTTAAATGAGATACTGGAATCAATGAAGCAAGATGAGGGGTCACCATTTATAGCTGCATTGACTAATGATATTCATATTCTCCCAGATTTTCATGGTAACAG GTCCCCTATTGCAGATCCAAAGTCAAAAGGTATGATTTCTGGTTTAACACTTGACACTAGTGAAAAGCAGCTGGCACTTCTCTACCTTGCTACAGTACAGGGCATTGCATATGGAACCCGCCATATAGTAGAGCACTGCAATGCTAATGGACACAAG ATTGACACACTACTTGCCTGTGGTGGACTTTCAAAGAATCGTCTATTTGTTCAAGAGCATGCGGATATTATtg GTTACCCTACCATTCTCCCTCGCGAAAATGAATCTGTGCTATTGGGGTCTGCTATTCTTGGTGCTGTTGCTTCAAAGAAATATCCTACTGTTCGTGACGCCATGAAGGCAATGAACGCAGCTGGTCAG GTTGTTCATCCGTCTAAAGACATGAAAGTGAAGAAGTACCACGATGCCAAATACAGCATCTTCCTCGACCTTTATGAGCAGCAACAGAAGCATCGTTTACTTATGGCTGAGGCTTTGGCTTGA
- the LOC129891636 gene encoding uncharacterized protein LOC129891636 isoform X1, producing MDFKEERDKKLDSRKSMTDTTPLLDSIHQNQRHNYYRFNSFPISNSSAVEMTTNILPKQLRSIFLGVDVGTGSARAGLFNEDGKLLGSASSPIQIWKDGDCVEQSSTDVWLAICTAVKTACALGDVSKEEVKGLGFAATCSLVAVDSEGEPVTVSWSGDTRRNIIVWMDHRAVKQAERINASNSPVLQYCGGGVSPEMEPPKLLWVKENLQESWSMAFRWMDLSDWLTYKATGDDTRSLCTTVCKWTYLGHAHMQQINEKDSRDMESCGWDDGFWEEIGLGDLVDGHHAKIGRSVAFPGHALGSGLTPHAAKELGLMAGTPVGTALIDAHAGGVGVMESVPASDSESIVDEDAISRRMVLVCGTSTCHMAVSRTKLFIPGVWGPFWSAMVPEYWLTEGGQSATGSLLDHIIENHVASPHLANRAASRRISIFDLLNEILESMKQDEGSPFIAALTNDIHILPDFHGNRSPIADPKSKGMISGLTLDTSEKQLALLYLATVQGIAYGTRHIVEHCNANGHKIDTLLACGGLSKNRLFVQEHADIIGYPTILPRENESVLLGSAILGAVASKKYPTVRDAMKAMNAAGQVVHPSKDMKVKKYHDAKYSIFLDLYEQQQKHRLLMAEALA from the exons atggattttaaagaagaaagagataaaAAGTTAGATTCAAGAAAATCCATGACAGATACAACCCCACTTCTTGACTCTATACATCAAAACCAGCGGCACAATTATTACCGTTTTAATtcttttccaatttccaactcttcTGCTGTGGAAATGACGACGAATATCCTTCCTAAGCAGCTTCGTTCAATATTTCTTGGTGTGGATGTTGGTACTGGCAGTGCTCGTGCAG GTCTCTTTAATGAGGATGGTAAGCTTCTAGGTTCTGCCAGTAGTCCAATACAGATATGGAAAGATGGTGACTGTGTTGAG CAATCTTCAACTGATGTTTGGTTAGCTATCTGCACTGCTGTAAAAACGGCATGTGCCCTCGGAGATGTTTCCAAGGAAGAAGTTAAGGGACTGGGGTTCGCTGCTACTTGTTCTCTTG TTGCTGTTGATTCTGAGGGTGAACCTGTCACGGTTTCATGGAGTGGTGATACTAGAAGAAACATCATAGTGTGGATGGACCATAGAGCTGTAAAACAAGCTGAGAGGATCAACGCCTCTAATTCACCTGTATTACAGTATTGCGGAGGAGGCGTATCCCCCGAGATGGAACCACCAAAG CTCTTGTGGGTGAAGGAAAATCTCCAAGAATCCTGGTCGATGGCATTTAGGTGGATGGATCTTAGTGATTGGTTAACATACAA AGCAACAGGAGATGACACAAGGAGTCTATGCACCACTGTATGCAAATGGACATATCTAGGCCATGCACACATGCAGCAGATAAATGAGAAAGATTCCCGTGATATGGAATCTTGTGGATGGGATGATGGATTCTGGGAGGAGATTGGTTTAGGCGATCTTGTTGATGGGCATCATGCTAAGATAG GCCGAAGTGTAGCATTCCCTGGTCATGCATTGGGTTCGGGTTTAACACCGCATGCTGCAAAG GAATTGGGTTTGATGGCAGGGACACCAGTAGGTACTGCTCTGATAGATGCTCATGCTGGCGGTGTTGGTGTAATGGAAAGTGTGCCTGCATCAGATTCTGAATCTATAG ttgatgaggatGCTATAAGTAGGCGTATGGTGCTTGTATGTGGTACttccacatgccacatggctgTATCCAGGACAAAATTATTCATACCTGGAGTCTGGGGACCTTTCTGGTCAG CGATGGTGCCCGAGTACTGGCTTACTGAAGGAGGACAGAGTGCTACTGGTTCATTACTAGACCATATAATTGAGAATCATGTTGCATCTCCTCATCTTGCAAATCGTGCTGCATCTCGAA gaatctcaatatttgACTTGTTAAATGAGATACTGGAATCAATGAAGCAAGATGAGGGGTCACCATTTATAGCTGCATTGACTAATGATATTCATATTCTCCCAGATTTTCATGGTAACAG GTCCCCTATTGCAGATCCAAAGTCAAAAGGTATGATTTCTGGTTTAACACTTGACACTAGTGAAAAGCAGCTGGCACTTCTCTACCTTGCTACAGTACAGGGCATTGCATATGGAACCCGCCATATAGTAGAGCACTGCAATGCTAATGGACACAAG ATTGACACACTACTTGCCTGTGGTGGACTTTCAAAGAATCGTCTATTTGTTCAAGAGCATGCGGATATTATtg GTTACCCTACCATTCTCCCTCGCGAAAATGAATCTGTGCTATTGGGGTCTGCTATTCTTGGTGCTGTTGCTTCAAAGAAATATCCTACTGTTCGTGACGCCATGAAGGCAATGAACGCAGCTGGTCAG GTTGTTCATCCGTCTAAAGACATGAAAGTGAAGAAGTACCACGATGCCAAATACAGCATCTTCCTCGACCTTTATGAGCAGCAACAGAAGCATCGTTTACTTATGGCTGAGGCTTTGGCTTGA
- the LOC129891636 gene encoding uncharacterized protein LOC129891636 isoform X2, which yields MDFKEERDKKLDSRKSMTDTTPLLDSIHQNQRHNYYRFNSFPISNSSAVEMTTNILPKQLRSIFLGVDVGTGSARAGLFNEDGKLLGSASSPIQIWKDGDCVEQSSTDVWLAICTAVKTACALGDVSKEEVKGLGFAATCSLVAVDSEGEPVTVSWSGDTRRNIIVWMDHRAVKQAERINASNSPVLQYCGGGVSPEMEPPKLLWVKENLQESWSMAFRWMDLSDWLTYKATGDDTRSLCTTVCKWTYLGHAHMQQINEKDSRDMESCGWDDGFWEEIGLGDLVDGHHAKIGRSVAFPGHALGSGLTPHAAKELGLMAGTPVGTALIDAHAGGVGVMESVPASDSESIVDEDAISRRMVLVCGTSTCHMAVSRTKLFIPGVWGPFWSAMVPEYWLTEGGQSATGSLLDHIIENHVASPHLANRAASRRISIFDLLNEILESMKQDEGSPFIAALTNDIHILPDFHGNSEKQLALLYLATVQGIAYGTRHIVEHCNANGHKIDTLLACGGLSKNRLFVQEHADIIGYPTILPRENESVLLGSAILGAVASKKYPTVRDAMKAMNAAGQVVHPSKDMKVKKYHDAKYSIFLDLYEQQQKHRLLMAEALA from the exons atggattttaaagaagaaagagataaaAAGTTAGATTCAAGAAAATCCATGACAGATACAACCCCACTTCTTGACTCTATACATCAAAACCAGCGGCACAATTATTACCGTTTTAATtcttttccaatttccaactcttcTGCTGTGGAAATGACGACGAATATCCTTCCTAAGCAGCTTCGTTCAATATTTCTTGGTGTGGATGTTGGTACTGGCAGTGCTCGTGCAG GTCTCTTTAATGAGGATGGTAAGCTTCTAGGTTCTGCCAGTAGTCCAATACAGATATGGAAAGATGGTGACTGTGTTGAG CAATCTTCAACTGATGTTTGGTTAGCTATCTGCACTGCTGTAAAAACGGCATGTGCCCTCGGAGATGTTTCCAAGGAAGAAGTTAAGGGACTGGGGTTCGCTGCTACTTGTTCTCTTG TTGCTGTTGATTCTGAGGGTGAACCTGTCACGGTTTCATGGAGTGGTGATACTAGAAGAAACATCATAGTGTGGATGGACCATAGAGCTGTAAAACAAGCTGAGAGGATCAACGCCTCTAATTCACCTGTATTACAGTATTGCGGAGGAGGCGTATCCCCCGAGATGGAACCACCAAAG CTCTTGTGGGTGAAGGAAAATCTCCAAGAATCCTGGTCGATGGCATTTAGGTGGATGGATCTTAGTGATTGGTTAACATACAA AGCAACAGGAGATGACACAAGGAGTCTATGCACCACTGTATGCAAATGGACATATCTAGGCCATGCACACATGCAGCAGATAAATGAGAAAGATTCCCGTGATATGGAATCTTGTGGATGGGATGATGGATTCTGGGAGGAGATTGGTTTAGGCGATCTTGTTGATGGGCATCATGCTAAGATAG GCCGAAGTGTAGCATTCCCTGGTCATGCATTGGGTTCGGGTTTAACACCGCATGCTGCAAAG GAATTGGGTTTGATGGCAGGGACACCAGTAGGTACTGCTCTGATAGATGCTCATGCTGGCGGTGTTGGTGTAATGGAAAGTGTGCCTGCATCAGATTCTGAATCTATAG ttgatgaggatGCTATAAGTAGGCGTATGGTGCTTGTATGTGGTACttccacatgccacatggctgTATCCAGGACAAAATTATTCATACCTGGAGTCTGGGGACCTTTCTGGTCAG CGATGGTGCCCGAGTACTGGCTTACTGAAGGAGGACAGAGTGCTACTGGTTCATTACTAGACCATATAATTGAGAATCATGTTGCATCTCCTCATCTTGCAAATCGTGCTGCATCTCGAA gaatctcaatatttgACTTGTTAAATGAGATACTGGAATCAATGAAGCAAGATGAGGGGTCACCATTTATAGCTGCATTGACTAATGATATTCATATTCTCCCAGATTTTCATGGTAACAG TGAAAAGCAGCTGGCACTTCTCTACCTTGCTACAGTACAGGGCATTGCATATGGAACCCGCCATATAGTAGAGCACTGCAATGCTAATGGACACAAG ATTGACACACTACTTGCCTGTGGTGGACTTTCAAAGAATCGTCTATTTGTTCAAGAGCATGCGGATATTATtg GTTACCCTACCATTCTCCCTCGCGAAAATGAATCTGTGCTATTGGGGTCTGCTATTCTTGGTGCTGTTGCTTCAAAGAAATATCCTACTGTTCGTGACGCCATGAAGGCAATGAACGCAGCTGGTCAG GTTGTTCATCCGTCTAAAGACATGAAAGTGAAGAAGTACCACGATGCCAAATACAGCATCTTCCTCGACCTTTATGAGCAGCAACAGAAGCATCGTTTACTTATGGCTGAGGCTTTGGCTTGA